A genomic region of Arvicola amphibius chromosome X, mArvAmp1.2, whole genome shotgun sequence contains the following coding sequences:
- the Nap1l3 gene encoding nucleosome assembly protein 1-like 3, with product MAEADPKMITEPAAHGVAEEVMASSASDSGEESDSNSSSSTSSCSSSSSSSSSSSSSSSSSSSSGSSSSSSSSSGSQVYRKKRVPEPSRRAQRHPSGKPFMDKLPQAVRNRVQALRNIQDECDKVDTLFLRAIHDLERKYAELNKPLYDKRFQIINAEYEPTEEECEWNSEEEFSGDEEMQDDTPNEMPPLEGEEEEESHKEKTEVKEEEKDVPKEVPEAKVEENKAPKEIPEVKTEEKEIPKEVPEEKVQEKEATEEILEVKAEEKEASEEIPEIKFEEKEASEEIPEVKFEEKADSTDYIEITPEEKEDPKEVPQANAENKDQLTEESKARAPVREAQKRVPETRPEEGGNVKRARKRKPKREDPKGIPDYWLTVLKNVDKLGPMIQKYDEPILKFLSDVSLKFSNPGQPISYTFEFHFLPNPYFRNEFLVKTYIIRSKPDHYDPFFAWGWEIEECKGCKIDWRRGKDVTVTTTRSRPPAAGETEVLPRVVPKASFFNFFSPPEIPLIGKLEPREDAILDEDFEIGQILHDNVILKSIYYFTGEINDPYYHDVRDYGNRKYYK from the coding sequence ATGGCAGAAGCGGATCCTAAAATGATCACAGAACCTGCCGCCCATGGGGTTGCTGAAGAGGTGATGGCTAGCTCAGCTAGTGATTCTGGGGAAGAATCTGACAGCAATAGCTCTAGCAGTACCTCTagttgcagcagcagcagcagcagcagcagcagcagcagcagcagcagcagcagcagtagcagcagcggcagcagtagcagtagtagcagcagcagtggcagtcAAGTATACCGAAAGAAGAGGGTACCTGAGCCTTCCAGAAGGGCCCAGCGGCATCCCTCCGGGAAACCTTTTATGGATAAGCTGCCTCAGGCAGTGAGAAATCGGGTGCAGGCACTCCGAAATATTCAGGATGAGTGTGACAAGGTAGACACCTTGTTTTTAAGGGCAATTCATGATCTTGAAAGAAAATATGCTGAACTCAATAAGCCTCTTTATGATAAGCGTTTTCAGATCATAAACGCAGAATATGAGCCTACAGAAGAAGAATGTGAGTGGAATTCAGAAGAAGAGTTCAGTGGCGATGAGGAAATGCAGGATGACACGCCTAATGAAATGCCACCCTTagagggtgaggaagaagaagaaagccataaagaaaaaactgaagtaaaggaagaagaaaaggatgttCCAAAAGAAGTTCCTGAGGCaaaagttgaagaaaacaaagCTCCTAAAGAAATTCCTGAggtgaaaactgaagaaaaagaaattccaaaAGAAGTACCTGAAGAAAAAGTCCAAGAAAAGGAAGCCACTGAAGAAATTCTTGAGGTAAAGGCTGAAGAAAAGGAAGCCTCTGAAGAAATTCCTGAGATAAAGTTTGAAGAAAAGGAAGCCTCTGAAGAAATTCCTGAGGTAAAGTTTGAAGAAAAGGCAGACTctacagattatatagagataactcctgaagaaaaagaagacccCAAAGAAGTTCCCCAGGCAAATGCAGAAAATAAGGATCAGCTTACAGAAGAATCTAAAGCAAGGGCTCCAGTAAGAGAGGCTCAAAAAAGAGTTCCTGAGACAAGGCCTGAAGAAGGAGGTAATGTTAAAAGGGCTCGAAAGAGAAAACCTAAGAGAGAAGATCCTAAAGGCATTCCTGACTACTGGCTGACTGTTTTAAAGAATGTTGATAAGCTTGGGCCTATGATTCAGAAATATGATGAGCCCATTTTGAAGTTCTTATCTGATGTTAGCCTGAAGTTCTCAAATCCTGGCCAGCCTATAAGTTATACTTTTGAATTTCACTTCTTGCCTAACCCATACTTCAGAAATGAGTTCCTGGTGAAGACATACATTATAAGGTCGAAACCAGATCACTATGACCCTTTCTTTGCTTGGGGATGGGAAATTGAAGAGTGTAAAGGCTGCAAAATAGATTGGAGACGAGGAAAAGATGTTACAGTGACAACTACCCGGAGTCGCCCACCTGCCGCTGGAGAAACTGAAGTCCTGCCAAGAGTGGTTCCTAAAGCatccttcttcaatttctttagtCCTCCTGAGATTCCTTTGATTGGGAAGCTGGAACCAAGAGAAGATGCTATACTTGATGAGGACTTTGAAATTGGTCAAATTTTGCATGATAATGTTATCTTGAAATCAATCTATTATTTCACAGGAGAAATCAATGATCCCTATTACCATGATGTCAGGGATTATGGAAACAGGAAGTACTACAAGTGA